The following coding sequences lie in one Gadus macrocephalus chromosome 1, ASM3116895v1 genomic window:
- the ccdc120a gene encoding translation initiation factor IF-2 isoform X2 — translation MEVSTRHISVPDLLCCQDNRKRMMDLQERRRSLQVALSNRLAELRSLCLQEAELTGKVPSDYPLEPEEPPVTRRSVSLPNDKMAARPEEGEVSQRCKLKKTLFIKRTVHRGCHTDDTVVDSISDLGRPLPLPPRNGPITAHIRGQLGPVGGASSPLGGGASKDAVGGASSPLGGGASKDTVGGASSSEALSADEASRPSPSRPGQGQAPRQAVEYGDLLQEYVWDKQHQLQLQVHTHSRQPIVGLTPTPPPPLRGHPGEPGRVKVTRTKSCGPFLSPEPPETPVAIQPDPHPHLQPPRPPQPRLTHDPNQDPQKDPARTLHKALALEGLRDWYLRNTSGLAQKTLLDRKGKAADSRGGGAGGVGGVGGVGGAAAGGGGGGGAAAGGGGGGGAGGGGGAGGGGGAAGGGGGAGGGGGAGGAGALQGTQTAHALIQRLSYQRNNNKPAAQKPPMERQHHYAGRMQHSVTFHGPVLSGRSTEGSLYQDFLSDRQVPPLNEPMIEQGSPGTLV, via the exons ATGGAGGTCAGCACTCGACACATTTCGGTTCCAG accTTCTGTGTTGTCAGGACAACAGGAAGAGGATGATGGACCTCcaggagaggaggcggagcctACAGGTTGCGCTCAGCAACCGATTGGCTGAGCTGCGTAGCCTCTGTCTGCAAGAAGCA GAGCTAACGGGGAAGGTACCAAGCGACTACCCCCTGGAGCCGGAGGAGCCCCCCGTAACGAGGAGGAGCGTTAGTTTACCCAATGACAAGATGGCTGCCAGACCAGAG gagggggaggtcaGCCAGCGTTGCAAGTTGAAAAAAACTTTATTCATTAAGAGAACGGTCCACAGGGGCtgtcacacag aTGATACTGTAGTTGACAGCATCAGTGACTTGGGgaggcccctccccctaccgCCTCGAAACGGACCAATCACTGCACACATCCG aGGCCAGCTGGGcccagtgggcggggccagcagccctctggggggaggggctagtaAAGATGCAGTGGGCGGGGCCAGTAGtcccctggggggaggggctagtaAAGATAcagtgggcggggccagcagCAGCGAGGCTCTCTCTGCGGATGAGGCCAGCAGGCCCAGCCCCTCCAGGCCAGGCCAGGGCCAGGCCCCGCGGCAGGCAGTGGAGTATGGGGACCTCCTGCAGGAGTACGTTTGGGATAAACAGCACCAGCTTCAGCTACAGGTTCACACTCACTCCAGGCAGCCCATCGTAGgtctgacccccaccccccccccgccgctccGGGGGCACCCTGGGGAGCCGGGCAGAGTCAAGGTGACCCGGACTAAGTCCTGCGGTCCGTTCCTTTCCCCGGAGCCTCCTGAAACCCCCGTTGCCATCCAGccggacccccacccccacctgcaGCCCCCTCGACCCCCACAGCCCCGCCTGACACATGACCCCAACCAGGACCCCCAGAAGGACCCTGCCCGGACGCTGCACAAGGCCCTGGCTCTGGAag GTCTGAGGGACTGGTACTTGCGCAACACCTCCGGCTTGGCCCAGAAGACGCTATTGGACAGGAAGGGAAAGGCAGCggacagcagaggaggaggagcgggaggagtaggaggagtaggaggagtaggaggagcagcagcaggaggaggaggaggaggaggagcagcagcaggaggaggaggaggaggaggagcaggaggaggaggaggagcaggaggaggaggaggagcagcaggaggaggaggaggagcaggaggaggaggaggagcaggaggagcaggagctctTCAGGGCACCCAAACAGCTCACGCTCTCATCCAACGGTTATCCTATCAGAGAAACAATAATAAACCAGCAGCCCAGAAGCCTCCAATGGAAAGGCAGCATCACTACGCGGGAAGGATGCAGCACTCCGTCACGTTCCACGGACCGGTGCTGAGCGGCAG
- the ccdc120a gene encoding translation initiation factor IF-2 isoform X1 yields MEVSTRHISVPDLLCCQDNRKRMMDLQERRRSLQVALSNRLAELRSLCLQEAELTGKVPSDYPLEPEEPPVTRRSVSLPNDKMAARPEQEGEVSQRCKLKKTLFIKRTVHRGCHTDDTVVDSISDLGRPLPLPPRNGPITAHIRGQLGPVGGASSPLGGGASKDAVGGASSPLGGGASKDTVGGASSSEALSADEASRPSPSRPGQGQAPRQAVEYGDLLQEYVWDKQHQLQLQVHTHSRQPIVGLTPTPPPPLRGHPGEPGRVKVTRTKSCGPFLSPEPPETPVAIQPDPHPHLQPPRPPQPRLTHDPNQDPQKDPARTLHKALALEGLRDWYLRNTSGLAQKTLLDRKGKAADSRGGGAGGVGGVGGVGGAAAGGGGGGGAAAGGGGGGGAGGGGGAGGGGGAAGGGGGAGGGGGAGGAGALQGTQTAHALIQRLSYQRNNNKPAAQKPPMERQHHYAGRMQHSVTFHGPVLSGRSTEGSLYQDFLSDRQVPPLNEPMIEQGSPGTLV; encoded by the exons ATGGAGGTCAGCACTCGACACATTTCGGTTCCAG accTTCTGTGTTGTCAGGACAACAGGAAGAGGATGATGGACCTCcaggagaggaggcggagcctACAGGTTGCGCTCAGCAACCGATTGGCTGAGCTGCGTAGCCTCTGTCTGCAAGAAGCA GAGCTAACGGGGAAGGTACCAAGCGACTACCCCCTGGAGCCGGAGGAGCCCCCCGTAACGAGGAGGAGCGTTAGTTTACCCAATGACAAGATGGCTGCCAGACCAGAG caggagggggaggtcaGCCAGCGTTGCAAGTTGAAAAAAACTTTATTCATTAAGAGAACGGTCCACAGGGGCtgtcacacag aTGATACTGTAGTTGACAGCATCAGTGACTTGGGgaggcccctccccctaccgCCTCGAAACGGACCAATCACTGCACACATCCG aGGCCAGCTGGGcccagtgggcggggccagcagccctctggggggaggggctagtaAAGATGCAGTGGGCGGGGCCAGTAGtcccctggggggaggggctagtaAAGATAcagtgggcggggccagcagCAGCGAGGCTCTCTCTGCGGATGAGGCCAGCAGGCCCAGCCCCTCCAGGCCAGGCCAGGGCCAGGCCCCGCGGCAGGCAGTGGAGTATGGGGACCTCCTGCAGGAGTACGTTTGGGATAAACAGCACCAGCTTCAGCTACAGGTTCACACTCACTCCAGGCAGCCCATCGTAGgtctgacccccaccccccccccgccgctccGGGGGCACCCTGGGGAGCCGGGCAGAGTCAAGGTGACCCGGACTAAGTCCTGCGGTCCGTTCCTTTCCCCGGAGCCTCCTGAAACCCCCGTTGCCATCCAGccggacccccacccccacctgcaGCCCCCTCGACCCCCACAGCCCCGCCTGACACATGACCCCAACCAGGACCCCCAGAAGGACCCTGCCCGGACGCTGCACAAGGCCCTGGCTCTGGAag GTCTGAGGGACTGGTACTTGCGCAACACCTCCGGCTTGGCCCAGAAGACGCTATTGGACAGGAAGGGAAAGGCAGCggacagcagaggaggaggagcgggaggagtaggaggagtaggaggagtaggaggagcagcagcaggaggaggaggaggaggaggagcagcagcaggaggaggaggaggaggaggagcaggaggaggaggaggagcaggaggaggaggaggagcagcaggaggaggaggaggagcaggaggaggaggaggagcaggaggagcaggagctctTCAGGGCACCCAAACAGCTCACGCTCTCATCCAACGGTTATCCTATCAGAGAAACAATAATAAACCAGCAGCCCAGAAGCCTCCAATGGAAAGGCAGCATCACTACGCGGGAAGGATGCAGCACTCCGTCACGTTCCACGGACCGGTGCTGAGCGGCAG